The sequence below is a genomic window from Bacteroidota bacterium.
AGACGATAAATAGACTTATCTGATTCAGTACTGATTTCCATTGGGCCTAAAAGAAAGATTTTGAGTGGGTTGTCTTTCTAATGGCGTAAAGGGAAGGGGAAATGAGACATGCCTGGGGAAATTACTTTCTCAGCAGAAATTAGTGATCCCGTATTGCAGTGTTCCTCACGAGAATCGCATAAAGCATATTATACCATGGATTGCCTACTTCGCGTCCTACATTTGTCAAGCGCAGGGCTTCAGACAGTGGGAATTCCGTATGGGGGTCTTGTACCGTATGAACAATTTTTCGCCATTGTAAGACTTCTATTACCGCGTATGCAGGGTCTGCCTCCGGGTATTCGTCGTGGCCAGGCCGTCGATCTGCCAAGGATACATCTATATTGAATTGAGGATGCCGGCGTTGAGCTTCTTCAAGTATAAGCCGGAGTAATTTGGTCGAGGTACTTATTTCTGGCGGATTGGTGATCCATTTGTCAAGCGATAGAAAGGTAGTCATTTCTAGTGTGTTTCACTTGGTAGAGTAGCTAGGTGAATAAAATTAATCGATGAGCCTGAAATCCACATGATAATGTTCGTCGTGCCGGACCCAGGCTTGCCGGCTGGAGAAGGGAAGGGTGTTACGCAGGACTTTGCCTGATGGCGCAGCGAATAACAACGGCTGTAGCGCCGGATCAAAGATTACGCGGTCGATGGCCAGGTTGTGTTTTGCTGCAGCTATGCGGAGCGCGGTGAGATGTAGGGCAAGGGCTTCAAAATCGATGACATAAGTGCCGTGCTCGCCGGCATTGTCAAATTCTATATTGTAGCCAAACTTATTGAAGGGTGAAGCTGGAAAAGAGGTTACGTCGCCGTGCTGATCTCTCACAGGTACCATAAAATCGACTGACAAACCATTTTGATGTGTCCTGTGGGGCGGAAATGGACCTCCGTTGACTTTACCCGTTTCTCCAATCATATAGCGCAGTTCTGGATGATTGGTATGCAATATGGCAAATGCATCCAGTATGGCATGCTGTACTTGATGGTGGACGGCTGTCCTGCCCAATAGTGCGCCCAGCCGCGCATAAGAGGTGAAATTCGGTCCACTTGTTGGAAGGCGCTTTCCGTTTTCCAGGGACCCGTTGCTGGTTGAGCCATGGCTGATGCTTTGGGCGTCACTTTGAAAACGCCGCAGGATATCATTGCCGTAGTAGAGTTCTACCAGGATCAGCACGAAAAGCAATAGCCCAGCATAAAGCCAACGATTCATATTTGTTGCGTTTTTACCCTGTGTATCACAACTTACGCACAGCATATTTTAGTTGAACAAAGCCGAAGTCGAACTGCTTTACATCCAGGCATTCTAAATGCACGTCAGCCGGCAACTCGCCAAACAGCGAAATGCCTGATCCCAGCACTACGGGGATAAGCGTCAGTATTATCTCATCTAGTAGTCCGGCCCGGAGGAATTGTTGTACCGTTGCGCCGCCATCAATATATAGATGATTGAGCCCTTTACTGGCAAACTGTTGCATCAATGCTGCCGGGCTTCCCGATAGATGATCGACGGTATCCGGCACATGCGCGGGTTTGTCGAGGGGCCGGCTGCTGAGTACGTATACGGGTGTATCACCGTAAGGCCACATACCAAACGAGAGTACCTTGTCAAACGTATTGCGCCCCATCACGAGCGCATCTATGGTTGCCATAAACGCGGCG
It includes:
- a CDS encoding penicillin-insensitive murein endopeptidase, which codes for MNRWLYAGLLLFVLILVELYYGNDILRRFQSDAQSISHGSTSNGSLENGKRLPTSGPNFTSYARLGALLGRTAVHHQVQHAILDAFAILHTNHPELRYMIGETGKVNGGPFPPHRTHQNGLSVDFMVPVRDQHGDVTSFPASPFNKFGYNIEFDNAGEHGTYVIDFEALALHLTALRIAAAKHNLAIDRVIFDPALQPLLFAAPSGKVLRNTLPFSSRQAWVRHDEHYHVDFRLID
- a CDS encoding dihydrofolate reductase family protein yields the protein MTPKASVFIATSLDGYIARPDGNIDWLNEANDLVPEGEDCGYAAFMATIDALVMGRNTFDKVLSFGMWPYGDTPVYVLSSRPLDKPAHVPDTVDHLSGSPAALMQQFASKGLNHLYIDGGATVQQFLRAGLLDEIILTLIPVVLGSGISLFGELPADVHLECLDVKQFDFGFVQLKYAVRKL